In one window of Helianthus annuus cultivar XRQ/B chromosome 17, HanXRQr2.0-SUNRISE, whole genome shotgun sequence DNA:
- the LOC110924282 gene encoding peroxidase N1, protein MLTPALLARLYLLDRQRCLGAGRGHPPAALTGGSGWAVPTGHRDGLVSLASDAESIPGPKDSIDDQIKKFANKGLSIEDLVTLVGGHTIGTAGCVTFSDRLYNYNNTNAPDPAIDQGFLPHLQTLCPLSDDLTRRVALDTNSENNFDNSFYENIRRGRGTGGSGWAVPTRRRDRLVSLASDAESIPGPKDSIDDQIKKFANKGLSIEDLVTLVGGHTIGTAGCVTFSDRLYNYNNTNAPDPAIDQGFLLHLQTLCPLSGDLTRRVALDTNSENNFDNSFYENIRRGRGVLESDSKLWSDPRTQKFAQPFIGASRSHGSTFNKMFAIAMVKMSKIELKTGNQGEIRRVCNRIN, encoded by the exons ATGTTAACCCCCGCCTTACTCGCCCGTCTGTACCTGCTGGACCGGCAACGGTGTTTGGGAGCGGGTAGGGGGCACCCGCCAGCGGCGCTG ACTGGGGGAAGTGGTTGGGCAGTGCCAACAGGTCATCGAGACGGATTAGTTTCACTGGCATCTGATGCAGAAAGCATACCTGGTCCTAAAGACTCCATTGATGACCAAATCAAGAAGTTTGCTAACAAAGGTCTTAGCATTGAAGATCTTGTTACCCTTGTAG GAGGACATACAATTGGGACAGCTGGCTGTGTCACATTCAGTGACAGGCTATACAACTACAACAATACTAATGCACCCGACCCTGCTATTGACCAAGGATTCCTTCCCCATCTTCAAACCCTATGTCCTCTTAGCGATGATCTTACAAGGCGAGTGGCCTTGGATACAAACAGCGAAAACAATTTCGACAACTCATTCTATGAAAACATAAGGCGTGGACGAGGA ACTGGGGGAAGTGGTTGGGCAGTGCCAACACGTCGTCGAGACAGATTAGTTTCACTGGCATCTGATGCAGAAAGCATACCTGGTCCTAAAGACTCCATTGATGACCAAATCAAGAAGTTTGCTAACAAAGGTCTTAGCATTGAAGATCTTGTTACCCTTGTAG GAGGACATACGATTGGGACAGCTGGCTGTGTCACATTCAGTGACAGGCTATATAACTACAACAATACTAATGCACCCGACCCTGCTATTGACCAAGGATTCCTTCTCCATCTTCAAACCCTATGTCCTCTTAGCGGTGATCTTACAAGGCGAGTGGCCTTGGATACAAACAGCGAAAACAATTTCGACAACTCATTCTATGAAAACATAAGGCGTGGACGAGGAGTACTTGAATCTGATTCAAAGCTGTGGAGTGACCCACGAACACAAAAGTTTGCGCAACCGTTTATTGGAGCTAGCAGATCGCATGGATCGACATTCAACAAGATGTTCGCGATAGCAATGGTGAAGATGAGTAAAATTGAGTTAAAGACAGGTAATCAAGGAGAAATTCGTAGGGTTTGTAATAGAATTAATTAA
- the LOC110924281 gene encoding peroxidase N1-like yields the protein MLTPALLARLYLLDRQRCLGAGRGHPPAALTGGSGWAVPTGRRDGLVSLASDAESIPGPKDSIDDQIKKFANKGLSIEDLVTLVGGHTIGTAGCVTYNYNNTNAPDPAIDQGFLPHLQTLCPLSGDLKRRVALDTNSENNFYNSFYENIRRGRGVLESDSKLWSDPLTQRFAQPFIGASRSHGSTFNKMFAIAMVKMSKIELKTCNQGEIRRVCNRIN from the exons ATGTTAACCCCGGCCTTACTCGCCCGTCTGTACCTGCTGGACCGGCAACGGTGTTTGGGAGCGGGTAGGGGGCACCCGCCAGCGGCGCTG ACTGGGGGAAGTGGTTGGGCAGTGCCAACAGGTCGTCGAGACGGATTAGTTTCACTGGCATCTGATGCAGAAAGCATACCTGGTCCTAAAGACTCCATTGATGACCAAATCAAGAAGTTTGCTAACAAAGGTCTTAGCATTGAAGATCTTGTTACCCTTGTAG GAGGACATACGATTGGGACAGCTGGCTGTGTCACATACAACTACAACAATACTAATGCACCCGACCCTGCTATTGACCAAGGATTCCTTCCCCATCTTCAAACCCTATGTCCTCTTAGCGGTGATCTTAAAAGGCGAGTGGCCTTGGATACAAACAGCGAAAACAATTTCTACAACTCATTCTATGAAAACATAAGGCGTGGACGAGGAGTACTTGAATCCGATTCAAAGCTGTGGAGTGACCCACTAACACAAAGGTTTGCGCAACCGTTTATTGGAGCTAGCAGATCGCATGGATCGACATTCAACAAGATGTTCGCGATAGCAATGGTGAAGATGAGTAAAATTGAGTTAAAGACATGTAATCAAGGAGAAATTCGTAGGGTTTGTAATAGAATTAATTAA
- the LOC110924280 gene encoding peroxidase N1-like: MKSPPFALAALVLVAAAYVMHATSILLPPPPPPTNACQPPYPPPPTPTPAYPTPPTPASTTPPISPPAPIYPPKTPPAPTTPSTPPPALTNSSTPPPAPTSPPTTPPAPTNPSTPPLAPTCPPTSPPSPTYPPTTPLAPTYPPTTPLTPTYPPTTPLAPTCPPTTPPSPTYPPTTPANRYPPRSTRVGFYKTTCPQAEAIVQSVVQSEIRSNQTYAPGILRMFFHDCFVNGCDESVLIDGSFAEKTARANSRLRGYEVIDAAKSMLETVCPGVVSCADILALAARDSVVQTGGSGWAVPTGRRDGLVSLASDAESIPGPKDSIDDQIKKFANKGLSIEDLVTLVGGHMIGTAGCVTFSDRLYNYNNTNAPDPAIDQGFLPHLQTLCPLSGDLTRRVALDTNSENNFDNSFYENIRRGRGVLESDSKLWSDPRTQKFAQPFIGASRSHGSTFNKMFAIAMVKMSKIELKTGNQGEIRRVCNRIN, translated from the exons ATGAAGTCTCCTCCTTTTGCTTTAGCTGCTCTTGTCTTGGTTGCAGCAGCATAT GTGATGCATGCAACGTCAATTctcttaccaccaccaccaccacctaccaATGCTTGTCAACCCCCATATCCCCCGCCACCCACACCGACTCCAGCATATCCCACGCCACCCACACCGGCTTCAACAACTCCCCCGATCAGCCCACCGGCTCCAATATATCCCCCCAAAACCCCACCAGCTCCCACAACTCCCTCCACACCCCCACCGGCTCTGACAAATTCCTCCACACCCCCACCGGCTCCAACAAGTCCCCCGACAACCCCACCGGCTCCAACAAATCCCTCCACACCCCCACTGGCTCCAACATGTCCCCCAACAAGCCCACCATCTCCAACATATCCACCAACAACCCCACTGGCTCCAACATATCCACCGACAACCCCATTGACTCCAACATATCCACCGACAACCCCACTGGCTCCAACATGTCCCCCGACAACCCCACCATCTCCAACATATCCCCCAACAACCCCAGCCAACAGATATCCACCGCGCTCCACACGAGTCGGGTTCTACAAGACTACATGCCCACAAGCTGAAGCCATTGTGCAGTCTGTGGTCCAGTCTGAGATTCGATCAAACCAGACATATGCACCTGGTATACTACGAATGTTCTTTCACGATTGCTTTGTCAATGGTTGTGATGAATCGGTCTTAATCGATGGCTCTTTTGCGGAGAAAACCGCAAGAGCAAATTCTCGTTTGAGAGGTTATGAAGTAATAGATGCAGCAAAGTCCATGCTAGAAACCGTCTGTCCGGGGGTGGTCTCCTGTGCAGACATTCTTGCCCTCGCTGCTCGTGATTCTGTGGTCCAG ACTGGGGGAAGTGGTTGGGCAGTGCCAACAGGTCGTCGAGACGGATTAGTTTCACTGGCATCTGATGCAGAAAGCATACCTGGTCCTAAAGACTCCATTGATGACCAAATCAAGAAGTTTGCTAACAAAGGTCTTAGCATTGAAGATCTTGTTACCCTTGTAG GAGGACATATGATTGGGACAGCTGGCTGTGTCACATTCAGTGACAGGCTATACAACTACAACAATACTAATGCACCCGACCCTGCTATTGACCAAGGATTCCTTCCCCATCTTCAAACCCTATGTCCTCTTAGCGGTGATCTTACAAGGCGAGTGGCCTTGGATACAAACAGCGAAAACAATTTCGACAACTCATTCTATGAAAACATAAGGCGTGGACGAGGAGTACTTGAATCCGATTCAAAGCTGTGGAGTGACCCACGAACACAAAAGTTTGCGCAACCGTTTATTGGAGCTAGCAGATCACATGGATCGACATTCAACAAGATGTTCGCGATAGCAATGGTGAAGATGAGTAAAATTGAGTTAAAGACAGGTAATCAAGGAGAAATTCGTAGGGTTTGTAATAGAATTAATTAA